One segment of Monomorium pharaonis isolate MP-MQ-018 chromosome 6, ASM1337386v2, whole genome shotgun sequence DNA contains the following:
- the LOC105837663 gene encoding peptidylprolyl isomerase domain and WD repeat-containing protein 1 isoform X1: MSEKREHEGSDAEDEWIGPLPSEAAPQKKQRVLEYEQVYIDNLPCCECYEKSYMHRDVITHILVTKSNFVITASCDGHVKFWKKQEELIEFVKHFRAHLMAIQSMSASCNGSHVCSVSVDKTMKIFDVINFDMINMIKLDFVPLCAEWVYSAGDAISAVAVSSQDSNKIYIYDGQGTSIPLHIFEKLHTKPVVIMKYNPVYETCISIDKAGILEYWTGPKMEYKFPKCISFESKLDTDLFEFAKNKTYPCGLAISPDGKRFASLSGDRKVRVFNFHTGKLYRVFDETLQRFSELQQTVQQLPNMEFGRRMAVERELDKTETNLGNIIFDESGYIILYPTMLGVKMVNLYTNRCIKIMGKPENIRPMRLALFQGKARKTTAALTVEMEASENPTMEMNRPDPTLFCTAHKKNRFYMFTRREPEDIKNQEYDRDVFNEKPSKEDIISSTEATNMQKIYDTAIIHTALGDIHLNLFSKDVPKTVENFCVHAKNGYFNGHIFHRVIKGFMIQTGDPTGTGTGGESIWGGEFEDEFKPNLKHDRPYTLSMANAGPNTNGSQFFITLTPTPWLDNKHTVFGRVHKGMEVVQNISQVKTNPKTDKPYDDIRIVSVTVK, encoded by the exons ATGAGTGAAAAACGTGAACACGAAGGTAGTGATGCGGAAGATGAATGGATCGGACCGTTACCTTCGGAAGCTGCACCGCAAAAAAAGCAACGAG ttttagAGTATGAACAAGTTTACATAGATAACTTGCCATGCTGTGAATGTTACGAGAAATCTTACATGCATAGGGATGTTATTACTCATATTTTAGTAACAAA ATCAAATTTTGTGATAACTGCTAGTTGTGACGGACAtgtaaaattttggaaaaaacagGAGGAATTGATAGAATTTGTAAAACACTTTCGGGCGCATTTAATGGCGATACAGTCAATGTCTGCTAGTTGTAACGGTAGCCATGTATGTTCAGTCAGTGTAGATAAAACTATGAAAATATTCgatgttattaattttg ATATGATAAACATGATAAAATTGGACTTTGTGCCGCTGTGCGCTGAATGGGTTTACTCAGCTGGTGATGCCATATCTGCTGTGGCTGTGTCTTCACAGGATTCAAATAAGATCTATATTTATGATGGTCAAGGAACAAGTATACCTTTACACATATTTGAAAAGCTGCATACTAAACCTGTTGTCATTATGAAA tATAATCCTGTATATGAGACATGCATTTCCATCGATAAAGCTGGAATATTGGAATACTGGACAGGTCCAAAAATGGAATACAAGTTTCCTAAATGCATATCCTTTGAATCCAAATTGGACACCGATCTGTTTGAGTTTGCTAAAAATAAGACTTACCCGTGCGGTTTAGCAATATCGCCCGATGGTAAACGGTTTGCATCTCTCAGCGGAGACAGAAAAGTTAGGGTTTTTAATTTCCATACAGGCAAATTGTACAGAGTATTTGATGAGACTCTTCAAAGATTTAGTGAATTACAGCAAACTGTACAGCAACTTCCAAACATGGAATTTGGACGTAG aatggCAGTTGAAAGAGAACTGGATAAAACTGAAACAAACTtgggaaatattatttttgatgaaTCTGgttatattattctatatcCTACTATGCTGGGTGTCAAAATGGTGAATCTTTACACAAATcgttgtattaaaattatgggAAAACCAGAGAACATACGACCAATGCGACTAGCATTATTTCAG GGAAAAGCGAGAAAGACCACTGCTGCGTTAACTGTTGAAATGGAAGCTTCCGAGAATCCTACGATGGAGATGAATCGACCGGATCCAACGTTGTTTTGCACAGCTcacaaaaaaaatcgattctACATGTTTACAAGACGAGAGCCAGAGGATATCAAGAACCAAGAGTATGACCGCGACGTATTTAATGAGAAACCCTCTAAGGAGGACATCATATCTTCCACGGAGGCCACAAATATGCAAAAGATATACGACACGGCAATAATCCACACAGCGCTCGGTGACATCCATCTGAATCTTTTTAGCAAGGATGTCCCTAAGACAGTGGAGAATTTCTGTGTGCACGCGAAGAATGGCTACTTCAACGGTCACATATTTCATAGAGTTATCAAAGGTTTCATGATACAAACAGGTGACCCTACTGGGACTGGTACTGGCGGTGAGAGCATATGGGGAGGCGAGTTTGAGGACGAATTCAAGCCGAACTTGAAACACGATAGACCGTATACTTTGAGTATGGCGAACGCAGGACCAAATACGAACGGTAGCCAGTTTTTCATTACACTGACACCAACA ccCTGGTTAGATAACAAGCATACCGTATTCGGCCGAGTTCACAAAGGAATGGAGGTGGTGCAGAATATCAGCCAGGTAAAGACAAATCCTAAAACTGATAAGCCTTACGACGATATACGAATAGTTAGCGTTaccgttaaataa
- the LOC114254460 gene encoding voltage-dependent anion-selective channel protein 2, whose product MEVPSFTDLGKNARDVFKTGYHHGKGLIKFNVKTKSTKRFQITSDTTLNFEASKLSGLMETKYKANAGALLLKWTTEGVLFLGYEFNGLLMKGVDLLSECSYNPETAAKSVKVGSKFANKRINTRCEIC is encoded by the exons ATGGAGGTACCGAGTTTCACAGATCTTGGGAAAAACGCGAGGGACGTTTTTAAGACGGGTTATCACCATGGCAAAGGACTTATAAAGTTCAATGTCAAGACTAAATCTACCAAAAGGTTCCAGATAACGAGTGACACAACGTTAAATTTTGAAGCATCAAAg TTAAGTGGTTTAATGGAGACGAAGTACAAGGCAAATGCTGGAGCTTTACTGTTAAAATGGACGACCGAGGGTGTGCTTTTCCTGGGATACGAGTTTAACGGGCTGCTAATGAAGGGCGTTGATTTGCTCTCCGAGTGCTCTTACAATCCGGAAACGGCGGCGAAAAGCGTGAAGGTCGGCTCGAAATTTGCCAACAAGAGGATTAACACACGCTGCGAGATCTGTTAG
- the LOC118646233 gene encoding mitochondrial pyruvate carrier 2-like isoform X2 — MASLSAYRRLMLKIASVLPERFRAAFLHPAGPTTVFFWAPTFKWGLVIAGIGDLNRPADTISVSQTAALMLTGAIWSRYSMVIIPKNYNLLSVNLFVCATGAYNCVRGLLYQIKQK; from the exons atggcaTCACTCAGTGCTTATCGGagattaatgttaaaaatcgcTTCGGTTTTACCCGAGAGATTTCGCGCCGCGTTTTTGCATCCTGCAG gtCCAACCACAGTATTCTTTTGGGCGCCAACGTTTAAATGGGGTCTTGTTATAGCAGGTATAGGAGATCTTAACAGACCCGCCGATACGATTTCTGTCAGTCAAACCGCGGCTCTCATGCTTACGGGCGCTATATGGTCTAG ATATTCAATGGTAATCATAccaaagaattataatttactcagCGTCAATTTATTCGTCTGTGCTACGGGAgcatataattgcgtcagaggattattatatcaaataaagcAGAAATAG
- the LOC118646233 gene encoding mitochondrial pyruvate carrier 2-like isoform X1, which translates to MASLSAYRRLMLKIASVLPERFRAAFLHPAGKILPNKNLFEKKKFVSKFIEQYDSRKNYLLGPTTVFFWAPTFKWGLVIAGIGDLNRPADTISVSQTAALMLTGAIWSRYSMVIIPKNYNLLSVNLFVCATGAYNCVRGLLYQIKQK; encoded by the exons atggcaTCACTCAGTGCTTATCGGagattaatgttaaaaatcgcTTCGGTTTTACCCGAGAGATTTCGCGCCGCGTTTTTGCATCCTGCAGGTAAGATTTtgcctaataaaaatttatttgagaaaaaaaagttcgtTTCAAAATTCATCGAACAATATgattcaagaaaaaattatttattaggtCCAACCACAGTATTCTTTTGGGCGCCAACGTTTAAATGGGGTCTTGTTATAGCAGGTATAGGAGATCTTAACAGACCCGCCGATACGATTTCTGTCAGTCAAACCGCGGCTCTCATGCTTACGGGCGCTATATGGTCTAG ATATTCAATGGTAATCATAccaaagaattataatttactcagCGTCAATTTATTCGTCTGTGCTACGGGAgcatataattgcgtcagaggattattatatcaaataaagcAGAAATAG
- the LOC105837663 gene encoding peptidylprolyl isomerase domain and WD repeat-containing protein 1 isoform X3 has product MSEKREHEGSDAEDEWIGPLPSEAAPQKKQRVLEYEQVYIDNLPCCECYEKSYMHRDVITHILVTKSNFVITASCDGHVKFWKKQEELIEFVKHFRAHLMAIQSMSASCNGSHVCSVSVDKTMKIFDVINFDMINMIKLDFVPLCAEWVYSAGDAISAVAVSSQDSNKIYIYDGQGTSIPLHIFEKLHTKPVVIMKYNPVYETCISIDKAGILEYWTGPKMEYKFPKCISFESKLDTDLFEFAKNKTYPCGLAISPDGKRFASLSGDRKVRVFNFHTGKLYRVFDETLQRFSELQQTVQQLPNMEFGRRMAVERELDKTETNLGNIIFDESGYIILYPTMLGVKMVNLYTNRCIKIMGKPENIRPMRLALFQGKARKTTAALTVEMEASENPTMEMNRPDPTLFCTAHKKNRFYMFTRREPEDIKNQEYDRDVFNEKPSKEDIISSTEATNMQKIYDTAIIHTALGDIHLNLFSKDVPKTVENFCVHAKNGYFNGHIFHRVIKGFMIQTGDPTGTGTGGESIWGGEFEDEFKPNLKHDRPYTLSMANAGPNTNGSQFFITLTPTPWLDNKHTVFGRVHKGMEVVQNISQHRRIN; this is encoded by the exons ATGAGTGAAAAACGTGAACACGAAGGTAGTGATGCGGAAGATGAATGGATCGGACCGTTACCTTCGGAAGCTGCACCGCAAAAAAAGCAACGAG ttttagAGTATGAACAAGTTTACATAGATAACTTGCCATGCTGTGAATGTTACGAGAAATCTTACATGCATAGGGATGTTATTACTCATATTTTAGTAACAAA ATCAAATTTTGTGATAACTGCTAGTTGTGACGGACAtgtaaaattttggaaaaaacagGAGGAATTGATAGAATTTGTAAAACACTTTCGGGCGCATTTAATGGCGATACAGTCAATGTCTGCTAGTTGTAACGGTAGCCATGTATGTTCAGTCAGTGTAGATAAAACTATGAAAATATTCgatgttattaattttg ATATGATAAACATGATAAAATTGGACTTTGTGCCGCTGTGCGCTGAATGGGTTTACTCAGCTGGTGATGCCATATCTGCTGTGGCTGTGTCTTCACAGGATTCAAATAAGATCTATATTTATGATGGTCAAGGAACAAGTATACCTTTACACATATTTGAAAAGCTGCATACTAAACCTGTTGTCATTATGAAA tATAATCCTGTATATGAGACATGCATTTCCATCGATAAAGCTGGAATATTGGAATACTGGACAGGTCCAAAAATGGAATACAAGTTTCCTAAATGCATATCCTTTGAATCCAAATTGGACACCGATCTGTTTGAGTTTGCTAAAAATAAGACTTACCCGTGCGGTTTAGCAATATCGCCCGATGGTAAACGGTTTGCATCTCTCAGCGGAGACAGAAAAGTTAGGGTTTTTAATTTCCATACAGGCAAATTGTACAGAGTATTTGATGAGACTCTTCAAAGATTTAGTGAATTACAGCAAACTGTACAGCAACTTCCAAACATGGAATTTGGACGTAG aatggCAGTTGAAAGAGAACTGGATAAAACTGAAACAAACTtgggaaatattatttttgatgaaTCTGgttatattattctatatcCTACTATGCTGGGTGTCAAAATGGTGAATCTTTACACAAATcgttgtattaaaattatgggAAAACCAGAGAACATACGACCAATGCGACTAGCATTATTTCAG GGAAAAGCGAGAAAGACCACTGCTGCGTTAACTGTTGAAATGGAAGCTTCCGAGAATCCTACGATGGAGATGAATCGACCGGATCCAACGTTGTTTTGCACAGCTcacaaaaaaaatcgattctACATGTTTACAAGACGAGAGCCAGAGGATATCAAGAACCAAGAGTATGACCGCGACGTATTTAATGAGAAACCCTCTAAGGAGGACATCATATCTTCCACGGAGGCCACAAATATGCAAAAGATATACGACACGGCAATAATCCACACAGCGCTCGGTGACATCCATCTGAATCTTTTTAGCAAGGATGTCCCTAAGACAGTGGAGAATTTCTGTGTGCACGCGAAGAATGGCTACTTCAACGGTCACATATTTCATAGAGTTATCAAAGGTTTCATGATACAAACAGGTGACCCTACTGGGACTGGTACTGGCGGTGAGAGCATATGGGGAGGCGAGTTTGAGGACGAATTCAAGCCGAACTTGAAACACGATAGACCGTATACTTTGAGTATGGCGAACGCAGGACCAAATACGAACGGTAGCCAGTTTTTCATTACACTGACACCAACA ccCTGGTTAGATAACAAGCATACCGTATTCGGCCGAGTTCACAAAGGAATGGAGGTGGTGCAGAATATCAGCCAG CACAGACGAATAAATTGA
- the LOC105837666 gene encoding voltage-dependent anion-selective channel: MFGYIFQPPVSFYRSRYPIYCLARPDLDIAADGIYAKRGNVQKWTVGAAAKCKLDERSTLRFKFNTDRQLATSLLQKLSDGITLILSFNIDCANVMRGGHRVGLALNVEA, encoded by the coding sequence atgtttGGGTATATCTTTCAACCCCCTGTTTCGTTTTATCGATCGCGATACCCTATCTACTGTTTAGCGAGGCCCGACCTGGACATCGCGGCGGACGGCATATACGCGAAACGAGGCAACGTGCAAAAGTGGACGGTCGGCGCCGCGGCGAAATGCAAGCTCGACGAGAGGTCGACCCTGCGATTCAAGTTCAACACAGATCGCCAGTTAGCCACGAGTCTCCTGCAAAAACTCAGCGACGGTATCACGCTGATTCTCTCGTTCAACATCGACTGCGCGAATGTCATGAGGGGTGGTCACAGAGTCGGACTGGCGCTCAACGTTGAGGCTTAA
- the LOC105837663 gene encoding peptidylprolyl isomerase domain and WD repeat-containing protein 1 isoform X2, with amino-acid sequence MSEKREHEGSDAEDEWIGPLPSEAAPQKKQRVLEYEQVYIDNLPCCECYEKSYMHRDVITHILVTKSNFVITASCDGHVKFWKKQEELIEFVKHFRAHLMAIQSMSASCNGSHVCSVSVDKTMKIFDVINFDMINMIKLDFVPLCAEWVYSAGDAISAVAVSSQDSNKIYIYDGQGTSIPLHIFEKLHTKPVVIMKYNPVYETCISIDKAGILEYWTGPKMEYKFPKCISFESKLDTDLFEFAKNKTYPCGLAISPDGKRFASLSGDRKVRVFNFHTGKLYRVFDETLQRFSELQQTVQQLPNMEFGRRMAVERELDKTETNLGNIIFDESGYIILYPTMLGVKMVNLYTNRCIKIMGKPENIRPMRLALFQGKARKTTAALTVEMEASENPTMEMNRPDPTLFCTAHKKNRFYMFTRREPEDIKNQEYDRDVFNEKPSKEDIISSTEATNMQKIYDTAIIHTALGDIHLNLFSKDVPKTVENFCVHAKNGYFNGHIFHRVIKGFMIQTGDPTGTGTGGESIWGGEFEDEFKPNLKHDRPYTLSMANAGPNTNGSQFFITLTPTPWLDNKHTVFGRVHKGMEVVQNISQLTIWIRAPACSARWC; translated from the exons ATGAGTGAAAAACGTGAACACGAAGGTAGTGATGCGGAAGATGAATGGATCGGACCGTTACCTTCGGAAGCTGCACCGCAAAAAAAGCAACGAG ttttagAGTATGAACAAGTTTACATAGATAACTTGCCATGCTGTGAATGTTACGAGAAATCTTACATGCATAGGGATGTTATTACTCATATTTTAGTAACAAA ATCAAATTTTGTGATAACTGCTAGTTGTGACGGACAtgtaaaattttggaaaaaacagGAGGAATTGATAGAATTTGTAAAACACTTTCGGGCGCATTTAATGGCGATACAGTCAATGTCTGCTAGTTGTAACGGTAGCCATGTATGTTCAGTCAGTGTAGATAAAACTATGAAAATATTCgatgttattaattttg ATATGATAAACATGATAAAATTGGACTTTGTGCCGCTGTGCGCTGAATGGGTTTACTCAGCTGGTGATGCCATATCTGCTGTGGCTGTGTCTTCACAGGATTCAAATAAGATCTATATTTATGATGGTCAAGGAACAAGTATACCTTTACACATATTTGAAAAGCTGCATACTAAACCTGTTGTCATTATGAAA tATAATCCTGTATATGAGACATGCATTTCCATCGATAAAGCTGGAATATTGGAATACTGGACAGGTCCAAAAATGGAATACAAGTTTCCTAAATGCATATCCTTTGAATCCAAATTGGACACCGATCTGTTTGAGTTTGCTAAAAATAAGACTTACCCGTGCGGTTTAGCAATATCGCCCGATGGTAAACGGTTTGCATCTCTCAGCGGAGACAGAAAAGTTAGGGTTTTTAATTTCCATACAGGCAAATTGTACAGAGTATTTGATGAGACTCTTCAAAGATTTAGTGAATTACAGCAAACTGTACAGCAACTTCCAAACATGGAATTTGGACGTAG aatggCAGTTGAAAGAGAACTGGATAAAACTGAAACAAACTtgggaaatattatttttgatgaaTCTGgttatattattctatatcCTACTATGCTGGGTGTCAAAATGGTGAATCTTTACACAAATcgttgtattaaaattatgggAAAACCAGAGAACATACGACCAATGCGACTAGCATTATTTCAG GGAAAAGCGAGAAAGACCACTGCTGCGTTAACTGTTGAAATGGAAGCTTCCGAGAATCCTACGATGGAGATGAATCGACCGGATCCAACGTTGTTTTGCACAGCTcacaaaaaaaatcgattctACATGTTTACAAGACGAGAGCCAGAGGATATCAAGAACCAAGAGTATGACCGCGACGTATTTAATGAGAAACCCTCTAAGGAGGACATCATATCTTCCACGGAGGCCACAAATATGCAAAAGATATACGACACGGCAATAATCCACACAGCGCTCGGTGACATCCATCTGAATCTTTTTAGCAAGGATGTCCCTAAGACAGTGGAGAATTTCTGTGTGCACGCGAAGAATGGCTACTTCAACGGTCACATATTTCATAGAGTTATCAAAGGTTTCATGATACAAACAGGTGACCCTACTGGGACTGGTACTGGCGGTGAGAGCATATGGGGAGGCGAGTTTGAGGACGAATTCAAGCCGAACTTGAAACACGATAGACCGTATACTTTGAGTATGGCGAACGCAGGACCAAATACGAACGGTAGCCAGTTTTTCATTACACTGACACCAACA ccCTGGTTAGATAACAAGCATACCGTATTCGGCCGAGTTCACAAAGGAATGGAGGTGGTGCAGAATATCAGCCAG CTAACGATCTGGATTCGGGCACCAGCCTGCTCGGCTCGGTGGTGCTGA